The DNA region TTGTTCGGCTGCAGCGACTCGGTCACGTGGTTCAGCGGCAGGATGAAGGTTTCCTCGCCCACGCGCACCGACATGCCGTCCAGGATGGCCAGCGTCAGCGGCAGCACGATGCGGGTGGTGGTGCCCTGCCCCGGGACGGACGACAACTGCACGTGGCCGCCCATGTCCTGGATGTTGCGCCGGACGACGTCCATGCCGACGCCGCGGCCGGAGATGTCGGTGATCTGCTCGGCCGTCGAGAAGCCCGGCGCGAAGATGAGCTGCCAGATTTCGTCGTCGGTGGCGTTCTCGCTGACGGCGATGCCCTGCTGCGCCGCCTTCTTCAGGATGCGCTCGCGGTTCAGGCCGCCGCCGTCGTCGCTCACCTCGATGACGATGTTGCCGCCGCTGTGCTGCGCCGACAGCACCAGTTGGCCCACGGGGTCCTTGCCGGCCTCGATGCGCTTCTCCGGCGTCTCGATGCCGTGGTCCAGGCTGTTGCGCACCAGGTGGGTGAGCGGGTCGATGATGCGCTCGATCAGGCTCTTGTCCAGTTCGGTGGCGCGGCCGTAGGTCTGCAATTCGATCTGCTTGCCCATCTTGCCGGCGATGTCGCGCACCACGCGGGGGAAGCGGCTGAAAACGTAGTCCATCGGCATCATGCGGATGGACATCACGGCCTCCTGGAGGTCGCGCGCATTGCGTTCGAGCTGCTCCATGCCGTTGAGCAGGCGGTCGTGCAGCACCGGATCCAGCGTGGACGCCTGTTGCGCCAGCATGGCTTGCGTAATGACCAGCTCGCCCACCAGGTTGATGACCTGGTCGACCTTCTCGACGCCCACGCGGATCGAGGTCGACTCGCTGCCGCCGTGGTTCGCCTGGGCATTGGATGCCGCGGCCGCGCGGGCGGCGCGCGGGGCGCCGGCGTGTTCGCCGGCCGCGCCTGGCGCGGACTCGGCCGGGTGGGCGGAGGCGGCGGAGGCGGCCTGCGCCACGACGTGGGCGGCTTCCTGCGCCGCGGCTTGCGCGGCGGGCGCGGGGACAACCGCCGCGGGCGGCGCGGGTTCGGCCTGCGCCTGGGCGGCGAATTCCTCCGCGGCCTGGGCGAATTCCTCGACGGCCCGCGCGGGCGCGGCGCCCGGCGCGGCTTCATGCGTGATGGCGATCTGGTCGGCGTCGACGATGAAGCAGCAGACCGCCTCGATGTCGTCGGACGAGCAGGTGCTCTCCAGCCACACCGTCAGGCCGCCGCCCGCCTTGTCGCTGGCCAGCACCTGGCCCAGGTTGCCCATTTCTTCCAGGATGGAAGCGGCGTCCTTGTCCGAGATCTTGTTGATGCGCAGGCGCAGCGGCAGGTCGCCGGCCGGAGCCGGGGCGGCCACGGGCGCAGGAGCGGCGGCCGGAGCCGGGGCCACGGGCGCCGCCGGCGGGGTTACGGGCGCGGGCGCCTCGCCCTTGTGCTCCAGGGCCAGTTGGCGGAGCACTTGGCAAATACGTTCGTAGGCCGCCGCGTCCGGCTCCTCGGAGGCGCGATAGGCATCCAGTTGGCTCTTCAGCACGTCCTTCGTTTCCAGAAAAATATCGATCATGTCGGTGCGCAGCGCCATTTCGCCACGGCGTATCGCATCGAGCAGGTTTTCCAGCAGGTGGGTGGTCTCCGCCAGCGCCGTGAAGGTGCCGAAGGTCGCCGCGCCGCCCTTGATGGAGTGCGCCGCGCGGAAGATCGCGTTCAGTTGCTCGACGTCCGGCGAGCCGGCATCCAGTTCGAGCAGCAGTTGCTCCATCTGCGCCAGCAGTTCATCCGCTTCATCGAAGAAGGTCTCGTAAAACTGACTCAGGTCAAGACCCGTCATGGCCGCCCTTCCCTCTCAACTTGCCTGCTCGCCGGACACGTCCAGCAATTCGGTCGCCATTTCCACCAGCAGATCGGGATCGACCGGTTTCTGCAGCCAGCCGCACACGCCCAGGTCGCGCGCCGCCGTCTTGCTTTCCACGTCGTCCTCGGTGGTCAACACCAGCACCGGCACGTCCTCGTAGCGCTCGACCTCGCGCAGGCTGGAAATCAGGCCCAGGCCGCCCATCACGGGCATGTTCCAGTCGCTCACCACCAGGTCGACGGGCGTTTCCTGCGCCATCGCCAGCTCCAGCGCTTCCTTGCCATTGCCGGCCGCGACCACCTTCCAGCCGGCGCCGGTCAGCGTGGCCTGAACTATCATGCGCATCGTCGCGGAATCGTCCGCGACCAGAATCGTCGCCGTCATTTACTCAAAACCCCCTAGAGTCGGTTACTGTGCCGTCGGCGTGGACGCGGCGGGCGCGCCGGCCGCCGCGGGCGCCGGCGCGGTCGACGCCGGCTGCGGCGCGAGGCGTTCCTCGATCGCGCTGCCGATCTGGCGGCCGTCCTTGCCCGAGACGTCGGCGGCCGCGGAATTGTCGCGGTCGAACCGTTCCTGCGTCTCGCGGTTCAACACCACCAGACTGATACGACGGTTAACGGCAGCATATGGGTCATCCTTAACCAGGCTGTAGCTGGAAGACAGCCCCACCACCCGCGCCACCTTGTTTTCCGCCATGCCGCCGGCCACCAGTTCCTGGCGCGAGGCGTTGGCGCGATCGGCCGACAACTCCCAATTGCTGTAGGCGCGCTCGCCGCGGGCGTACTGGGTGGCGTCGGTGTGGCCGGAAATGCTGATCTTGAACGGAATGTCGTTGAGCACCGGGGCCAGCTCGTGCAGGATGTCGCGCATATAGGGCTGCGGCTCGGCGCGGCCGGTCGCGAACATCGGACGATTCTGGTTGTCGATGATCTGGATGCGCAGCCCCTCGGGCGTCATGTCGATCATCAGTTGCGGACGGAAATTCTTCAGCAGCGGGCTGGTGTCTATGGTCTTCTCGATGCGCGAGCGCACCTGCTCCAGGCGGCGCTGGTCGCGCCGCTCGGCATCGCCCTTGACCTGCGATTCCAGGCGGGTGCCATCGGCGCGGCGGATATCGCCGTCGCTGCGGACCGGGTCGGCGCCGCCGCCCGGGATGGCGCTGGTTTCGGCGGAATTGCTGGGACCGCCGGTCAGCGCCACGTGCAGCGGCATGCGGAAATACTCGGCGATGCCCTTGAGTTCCTCGCGCGGCACGACGCTGATCAGCCACATCACGAGAAAAAAGGCCATCATGGCCGTGACGAAGTCCGCGTACGCAATCTTCCAACTGCCGCCGTGATGCCCGCCCCCGGCGGACTTCTTGCGGCGGATGACGACCCGGTGATTATTGACGGTGGCCATCTACGTATCCCGGCCGCCTCAAGCCTTGCCGGCCGACGTCTTGGCCTGGCGCACGTGTTCCTCGAGTTCGGCGAAGGACGGCCGCACGCCCGAGTAGAGCACCTTGCGGCCGAATTCCACCGCCAGTTGCGGCGGGTAGCCGTTCATGCTGGCCAGCAGCGTGGTCTTGATGCACTCGAGGATCTTGATCGATTCGGCCGTCTGCTTCTCGACGCGCGAAGCCAGCGGCGCCACGAAACCGTAGGCCAGCAGAATCCCGAGGAAGGTGCCGACCATGGCCTTGGAAATCAGGTCGCCCAGCACGGCCGGCGGCTGGTCCACCGCCGCCAGCGCCTTGATCACGCCCAGCACGGCCGCCACGATGCCGAAGGCCGGCATGGCGTCGGCCACGGTCTGCAGGGAGTGCACGGGCACGTGGACTTCGTGGCTGAAGGTCTCGATTTCCTCGTCCATCAGCGTTTCGATCTCGAACGAACTCATGTTGCCGCTGATCATGATGCGCAGGTAATCCGTGATGAATTCCATCAACTTCGGATCCTTCATGATGCGCGGCGACTCCATGAAGATGGGGCTGGACGACGGGTCCTCGATATGCGATTCGATCGCCATCAGGCCTTCGCGGCGGGCCTTGTTCAGGATCACGTACATGAGCGACATCAGCTCCATGTACATGTCCTTGTTGTAGGGCGCGCCGCGCAGGGCAGCCGGAATCGCCTTCTTGGTCAGCTTGATCGACTTGGCGCTGTTGCCGGCGAGAAAGGACCCCACCGCGGCGCCGCCGATCAGGGTGAACTCGAACGGCTGGTAGAGCGCGCCCAGGTGTCCGCCCATGATGACGAAGCTTCCGACCACGGAAGCAATCACTACCAAGTAACCAATAACAATCAGCACATCAGGCCCCTGCCAAGCTTAGACGTAATATGAACGCCCATCATCCGCTGTTTCCCCTCACGCAAAAGCGTGGGTTACAGGGGAATTTCGGCGGCTTTTGAGGTTATTGGGCGGAAATCGTCACAGCCCGACGACGTCGGCGGCCACCCCCGCGCGACGTCCCGCACGCTCCTTGGCGGCCGCGCGGGTCTTGCCGGCGCGGGGAGGCGGACGGCAGATGGCGCAGACGAAATCGCCGCGCGGATCGTGCGCGTGGGCGATGAAATGTCCGCCGCACTGCCGGCATTCCGACAACTGCAGCATCTTGCCTTCGAAGAAACGCACCAGCATCCAGGCGCGGGTGAAGCTGAGGACAGGCTCGCCACCTTCGCCGTCGCGCACGCCGTTATGTTCCAGATACAGGCGGTAGGCATCGATGATGGCGCGGATGCCCTTGCTGCCGGTGTTCTCGTTGAGGAACTTGTAGACGTTGTAGAACAGGGAGGAATGGATGTTCGGCAGCCAGGTCATGAACCAGTCCACCGAGAACGGCAGCATCCCCTTCGGCGGCGAGCAGCCGCGGATCTCCCGGTACAGCCGCGCCAGGCGGTCGTGGCTGAGGTTGGTCTCGGACTCCAGGACTTGAAGCCGCGCGCCCAACCCGATCATGGCGCTGGCCAGCAGGATTTCGTCGGCTTCTTGAGATACGCTTTTGGTCGCCATGGGCCGTTACAAACCTGACATATGTAGAAGATAAGAAAAAGTAACCGGTCGTCGGCGCTTCAGGCCAACTGCTCGACCGGTTGCTTCGCCAGGAGAATCGTGGCGTGCGCCTGTTGCAGCGCGCCGCCCAGCACGTCGTGGGTCAAGGCCGACAGCAGGCTGTAGTCGTCGAAGCGGAAACGGCACAGCAGGGAGCTGGAGCTGGCCAGCTTGACCAGTTGCGCGGGCGAGAGGCGCAGCAGGATATCCGCGACCTGGTCGCTGAAGCCCAGGCGGAACATGGCCGAGGCATAGTCATCCCGCAACATGCGCTGAGCCAACAAGAGATAGGACAAATTGACTTCGCGGATGTCGGCGAGCAGAGAATTCTCAGTCTGTTTCATGGGTCTTCCGTTGATCACTTTCGAAGGGCTAAGGAGGCTGGCCGTGTGAACTGAGCAAACAAACGTTACATACGACACATACGATTCAACATCGAGGTTGCGAAATGTGTCCTTTGTTCGCAAACGTCAGAGAATTTACCACGGGTGCTGTCATTTTCTATGTCAAGTATGACAAAAATTGTTTGTTCGACAAATATCGCACTTCAAGGATATATATGGCAACAAAGAATTCCCTAGTTTGAGGCAATTCTGTAAATAAGCCTTCAAATGCTTGCGTCCTTGGGGGAATGGATCGGGACGGAATGCCGACAATTGCACGAAGAAGTGAAAAGTCCGCCCCCGGCGCTTTCGCGCGCTACGGGTTGTTCCCAGGTCGTAACAATGTGGCCTTGGGACAACAAGGGCGGGCGCTCCTGTTGCCCCAAGGTTTCGTAAGTCATAGCGCAATGCCTCAACCCGAAGACAGCCTGGCCGAATATGCACCGCTCGTACGCAAGCTTGCGTTGCAGTTGCTTGCCCGGTTGCCGGCCAGCGTCGAACTGGACGACCTGATCCAGTCCGGCATGATCGGCCTGCTCGATGCCGCCCGCCGCTACCAGGAAACCGCGGACGCGCAATTCGAGACCTATGCCACCACGCGCATCCGCGGCGCCATGCTCGACGAGCTGCGCAACCAGGATTGGCTGCCGCGCAGCGTGCGCAGCAAGGCCAAGCGCATCGAACAGGCGGTCGCGCACCTGGGCCAGCGCCTGATGCGCGCGCCCACCGAATCGGAAATCGCGGCCCAGCTCGACATGCCGCTGAACGAGTACCACGAGATGCTGTACGACGCGCAAGGCGTGCAGATCGTGCATTACGAGGATTTCGGCGCCGAGAACGGCGGCGAAGGCGGCGATTCCGACTGGAGCAACGGCGCCGCGGCCACCTCCTCCGGCGCCAATCCGCTGGACAGCCTGCTGGCGGGCGACTTCCGCCAGGTGCTGGTGGAAGCCATCGAATCCCTGCCCGAGCGCGAAAAGCTGCTGCTCTCCCTGTATTACGAGCAGGGACTGAACCTGAAGGAAATCGGCGCCATCATGGAAGTAACCGAAGCCCGCGTGTGCCAATTGCGCAGCCAGGCGACGGCGCGGCTGCGGGCGTACATGCATAGCCAGTCCTGGCGGGAGATGCCGGGGCACGGGTTGTTGGCGCAGGTGATGTAAGGACGGCCACGCAATGCCGCCGCAA from Bordetella genomosp. 10 includes:
- the cheA gene encoding chemotaxis protein CheA — its product is MTGLDLSQFYETFFDEADELLAQMEQLLLELDAGSPDVEQLNAIFRAAHSIKGGAATFGTFTALAETTHLLENLLDAIRRGEMALRTDMIDIFLETKDVLKSQLDAYRASEEPDAAAYERICQVLRQLALEHKGEAPAPVTPPAAPVAPAPAAAPAPVAAPAPAGDLPLRLRINKISDKDAASILEEMGNLGQVLASDKAGGGLTVWLESTCSSDDIEAVCCFIVDADQIAITHEAAPGAAPARAVEEFAQAAEEFAAQAQAEPAPPAAVVPAPAAQAAAQEAAHVVAQAASAASAHPAESAPGAAGEHAGAPRAARAAAASNAQANHGGSESTSIRVGVEKVDQVINLVGELVITQAMLAQQASTLDPVLHDRLLNGMEQLERNARDLQEAVMSIRMMPMDYVFSRFPRVVRDIAGKMGKQIELQTYGRATELDKSLIERIIDPLTHLVRNSLDHGIETPEKRIEAGKDPVGQLVLSAQHSGGNIVIEVSDDGGGLNRERILKKAAQQGIAVSENATDDEIWQLIFAPGFSTAEQITDISGRGVGMDVVRRNIQDMGGHVQLSSVPGQGTTTRIVLPLTLAILDGMSVRVGEETFILPLNHVTESLQPNNEQIYSVTGNERVMHVRGEYLSLVEMHRVFGVANAQTDPTQAIAVIMQAEDRRFALLVDHLVGQHQVVVKNLESNYRKVPGISAATILGDGSVALIIDVFALARANREKWAQPEAMLT
- a CDS encoding response regulator, whose amino-acid sequence is MTATILVADDSATMRMIVQATLTGAGWKVVAAGNGKEALELAMAQETPVDLVVSDWNMPVMGGLGLISSLREVERYEDVPVLVLTTEDDVESKTAARDLGVCGWLQKPVDPDLLVEMATELLDVSGEQAS
- the motB gene encoding flagellar motor protein MotB — protein: MATVNNHRVVIRRKKSAGGGHHGGSWKIAYADFVTAMMAFFLVMWLISVVPREELKGIAEYFRMPLHVALTGGPSNSAETSAIPGGGADPVRSDGDIRRADGTRLESQVKGDAERRDQRRLEQVRSRIEKTIDTSPLLKNFRPQLMIDMTPEGLRIQIIDNQNRPMFATGRAEPQPYMRDILHELAPVLNDIPFKISISGHTDATQYARGERAYSNWELSADRANASRQELVAGGMAENKVARVVGLSSSYSLVKDDPYAAVNRRISLVVLNRETQERFDRDNSAAADVSGKDGRQIGSAIEERLAPQPASTAPAPAAAGAPAASTPTAQ
- the motA gene encoding flagellar motor stator protein MotA; this encodes MLIVIGYLVVIASVVGSFVIMGGHLGALYQPFEFTLIGGAAVGSFLAGNSAKSIKLTKKAIPAALRGAPYNKDMYMELMSLMYVILNKARREGLMAIESHIEDPSSSPIFMESPRIMKDPKLMEFITDYLRIMISGNMSSFEIETLMDEEIETFSHEVHVPVHSLQTVADAMPAFGIVAAVLGVIKALAAVDQPPAVLGDLISKAMVGTFLGILLAYGFVAPLASRVEKQTAESIKILECIKTTLLASMNGYPPQLAVEFGRKVLYSGVRPSFAELEEHVRQAKTSAGKA
- the flhC gene encoding flagellar transcriptional regulator FlhC produces the protein MATKSVSQEADEILLASAMIGLGARLQVLESETNLSHDRLARLYREIRGCSPPKGMLPFSVDWFMTWLPNIHSSLFYNVYKFLNENTGSKGIRAIIDAYRLYLEHNGVRDGEGGEPVLSFTRAWMLVRFFEGKMLQLSECRQCGGHFIAHAHDPRGDFVCAICRPPPRAGKTRAAAKERAGRRAGVAADVVGL
- the flhD gene encoding flagellar transcriptional regulator FlhD — translated: MKQTENSLLADIREVNLSYLLLAQRMLRDDYASAMFRLGFSDQVADILLRLSPAQLVKLASSSSLLCRFRFDDYSLLSALTHDVLGGALQQAHATILLAKQPVEQLA
- a CDS encoding RNA polymerase sigma factor FliA; translated protein: MPQPEDSLAEYAPLVRKLALQLLARLPASVELDDLIQSGMIGLLDAARRYQETADAQFETYATTRIRGAMLDELRNQDWLPRSVRSKAKRIEQAVAHLGQRLMRAPTESEIAAQLDMPLNEYHEMLYDAQGVQIVHYEDFGAENGGEGGDSDWSNGAAATSSGANPLDSLLAGDFRQVLVEAIESLPEREKLLLSLYYEQGLNLKEIGAIMEVTEARVCQLRSQATARLRAYMHSQSWREMPGHGLLAQVM